The sequence CCCCAACTGTCTGATGGATTAAAACAGTTAGCCAAATCTACAGGCGTTCCGCTCAAAAGCGTACTGTTAGCGGCACATTTACGGGTGTTAAATTTGCTGAGTGGACAGTCAGATATAGTTACAGGATTAGTCACTAACGGCAGATTAGAACAAAAAGATGGCGATCGCATTCTGGGACTATTCTTGAATACCTTGCCATTGCGATTACATTTAGATGGTGGGACTTGGCTAGATTTAATTCAAGAAGTGTTTCAAGTAGAGCGAGAATTATTAAATTTTCGTTGGTATCCCCTAGCTCAACTACAGCAGAATTTTGGTGGTCAGTCTCTTTTTGAGGTAGCTTTTAACTTTGTCAATTTTCATGTTTATCAAGGTTTGCAAAATCAGGATAATGTAGAATTTTTGGAAGAAAAATCTTTCCAAGAAACTAACTTCCCTTTGTTTGCTGACTTTAGCCTTAATGCTTTTTCATCGCAAGTAAACTTAGTGCTAGAATACAACGCAGCAGAATTTTCTTCAGCACAAATTCAGGCGATAGGTGGTTATTATGTCAATGCGCTAGCAGCAATGGTACATACACCATCTGCACGCTATGAGTCGCAGTCACTATTATCTGCTGAAGAAACACAACAATTATTGGTCGAGTGGAATCAAACATCCTCTGAGATTTTACCGAATGTTTGTCTTCATCAGTTAATAGAAAATCAAGTTCAACAGACACCTAATGCTGTTGCTGTAGTATTTAACAATCAGCAACTAACTTATGATGAATTAAACTGCCGTGCGAATCAACTCGCACATTATCTCCAAGATTTAGGAGTAAAACCAGAGGTACTGGTTGGTATCTGCGTCGAACGTTCTTTGGATATGATAGTAGGAATTTTGGGCATCCTCAAAGCTGGTGGAGCCTACTTACCTTTAGACCCATCTTATCCGCAGGAAAGGCTAGCGTATATGTTAGCAGATGCTCAAGTACCAGTTTTGTTAACTCAACAGCAACCGCTATCAACATTACCGCCCCACACAGCAAAAGTTATCTGCCTAGATACCGACTGGGAGATAATTTCTCAGCGCTCTTTCTTTAACCCACAATCAAAAGTTACACCCCAAAACTTAGCTTATGTCATCTATACCTCCGGCTCCACAGGTCAATCGAAGGGTGTGATGATTGAGCATCAAAGCTTCGTCAATGCTTATCTAGGTTGGGAGCAAGTTTATCAGTTACGCTCAAAAGCCAGTTGTCACCTGCAAATAGCCAGTTTCGCTTTTGATGTCTTTTCTGGTGATATGGTACGTGCTTTGTGTTCTGGTGGCAAGTTGGTGTTATGTCCCAAAGAGGTATTGTTATCGCCAGAGCAGCTATACGCGCTGATGCTGCAAGAACAGGTTGACTGTGCTGAATTTGTTCCCGTCGTTCTGCGACACTTATGCACATATCTGGAGCAAAATCAACAACGTCTCGACTTTATGCAACTGCTGATTTGTGGCTCTGATAGTTGGTATGGCGGAGAGTATGAGCAATTCCGGTGTTTATGTGGTTCTCAAACACGATTAATCAATTCCTTTGGTTTGACTGAAGCCACTATTGACAGTTCATACTTTGAAAGCATCACCGCTAACTTACCAACAGAGCAATTAGTGCCTATTGGTCGTCCCTTTCCTCACACCCAAATATATATTCTCGACTCCAACTTGCAGCCAGTACCTATTGGTGTGACTGGAGAACTCTACATTAGCGGTAAGGGTTTAGCTAGGGGTTATCGCCACCGTCCCGATTTAACTGCGGCAAAATTCTTACCCAATCCTTTCAGCCATCAACCAGAGGCGAGGCTATACAAAACTGGTGACTTAGCACGTTACTGGGCAGATGGTAATATTGAGTTTCTCAGAAGAAGCGATCGCCAAGTAAAAATTCGCGGTTTCCGCATTGAATTAGGCGAAATTGAAGCAGTATTAAGCCAACATCCGGGTTTAAGAGAATCTGTAGTCACAGTTAGAGAAGACATACCCAACGACCAACGTCTTGTAGCTTACTTTGTTTCCCAATCTGGAGACATTTCTGTATTTCAATTACGTAACTTTTTAAAAGCTAAATTGCCAGCTTACATGATACCAACAACCTTTATGGTATTAGAAGCAATTCCTCTTACCCCCAATGGCAAAATCGACCGTCGCGCCTTACCTGCACCGGACACAGTCGCAGTACAAACAGAAAAAAATCCTGCTCCAGCTTCCACAGCAGTTCAAGAATTACTTATTGGCATTTGGGAAGCAATTTTAGGCATTACACAAATTGGCATTGATGATAATTTCTTTGAATTAGGTGGACACTCGCTGTTAGCTACTCGTGTGATTTCTCAAATTCGTAAAAGTTTCAAAGTAGACTTGCCTTTACGCAATTTATTTGAGTTACCAACAATAGCAGAACTAGCCAAAGAAATTGAAAAATTAAAACAAGCCGAGTTAAAATTAACATTACCGCCTATTAAACCTAGTTCTAGATTAGACAAGATACCTCTTTCATTTCCTCAACAAAGATTATGGTATTTAGAACAATTACAACCTAATCAAACAGCTTTCAATATTTTGGATGCTGTGCGTATTAGTGGTTTACTAAATATTTCTGCTCTAAATAAAAGCCTCAATGAAATTATTCGTCGTCATGAGATTCTCCGTACTACCTTCACTATAGTTAATGGGGAACCTGCTCAAATAATTGCCCCATCTCTAACCCTTAAACTAAATATCTTAGACCTCAGCCAATTAGCAGATAATGAACAGCAGCAAACAGCCTATAAATTAGCACAACAAGAAGCTGAAAAGCCATTTGTTTTAGATAAAGGGCCATTAGTAAGAGCAACCCTTATTAGAGTAACTGAAGCAGATTATATATTGCTTTTGACGATGCACCACATTATTTCTGATGGTTGGTCTACAGGAGTTTTAATTCAGGAATTTCTAGAATTGTATGAAGCCTTTTGTCTGGATAAACCTTCCCCACTTCCAGAATTAGCAATTCAATATGCAGACTTTGCAATTTGGCAGCGTCAGTCTTTCCAAGGAGAAGTATTACAAAATCTACTAGGTTATTGGCAGCAACAGCTTAAAAACTTACCAATTCTCAAATTACCTACAGACTACCCACGACCGGATATTGTTACTTATAATGGTGCAAAACAATCTTTAACACTGAGTAAAACATTATTTGCAGCTATTAAAACTCTGAGTCTGCAAGAAGAAACTACTGTTTTTATGACCTTATTGGCAGCTTTTAATGTTGTCTTGCATTACTACAGTGGACAAGACGAGATTGTAGTAGGTACTGATGTTGCTAATAGAAATAGATCGGAAACTGAAGGCTTAATTGGATTTTTTGTCAATCAATTAGTTTTACGTAACTCGGTTACAGGCAATCCCAGCTTTTCAGAATTATTACAAAGGGTCAAGGAAGTAACTTTAGGAGCATATTCGCATCAAGATGTACCTTTTGATATTTTAGTTAATACGCTCAATCCAGAACGTAAACTAAATTTATCACCGTTATTTCAAGTCAAGTTTATTCTCGATAATACGCAAGCACCACCATTAGAACTGGCAGGTTTAACAATTAATCCCCTAGAAATTACTAGAAGTACAACTCAGCTTGATTTAATTTTGAGATTAATAGAAACGCCAAATGGTATGGTTGCTGATTTAGAATACAACACTGATATATTTGTGTCTGGAACTATTGCCAAAATACTCAAACATTGGGAAATAGTTTTGATGCAGGTTGTAAATCATCGGGATCTAAGATTGCAAGAATTAGTAGATGCGATCGCAGCAGCAGAGACACAAGAGAAAAGCCTTGCCAAAATCAAGCATAAACAAGATATTCAACAAAAAATTAAAACAATTAAGCGCAAAGCTATTACATCGTAAATATGAAAAAATTAGAAATTAACAATCTACGCAGGAAAGCGATAAAGCTAAACTCAACAGAATTAATTACAATAGAGAACAGTGGTACGTTACCTCAGGTAGTAAAACCTGCAATTGATCATGTTGATTTAATAGACTGGCTAGAAAATAGTCGTGAGTTTATTGTTAATAATTTACTCAAATATGGTGCTATCCTTTTTCGTGGATTTAGCTTAGATACACCATCTGCCTTTGAAAATTTTGGCTTAACAATTTGTACAGAACTTTTCAATGAAAACGGTGAACATCCGCGTGAAACAGTTAGTGGTAAAGTCTATACTCCAGTTTTTTATCCGGCTGACAGAAAGCTGTTATGGCATAATGAAAATTCTTTTAACTATCGCTTTCCTTTAAAAATTATGTTTGGTTGTCGCCAAACAGCACAACAAGGCGGAGAAACACCAATTGTTGATAGCCGTCAAGTTTTTAAGTTAATTGACCCTAAGATTCGTGATGTCTTTATTGATAAGCAGGTAATGTATGTTCGTAATTACGGCGATGGGTTGGGGCTTGATTGGCAAACAGTATTTCAAACTCAAAACCGGGTAGAAGTTGAAAGAAGATGCCATCAAGATGTAATGAATTTTGAATGGAAATCAGAAAATCGCTTGCGGACGTTTTCTGTTCGCCCTGCTGTTATTAAACATCACCAAACAGGTGAATTATCTTGGTTTAATCAAGCTCAACATTGGCATCCCGCCTGTTTAGATCCACTTGCTAGAGAAACACTATTTGCATCTTTCAAACCTGAAGATTTGCCCAGAAACTGTTATTACGGTGATGGTACTCCTATTGAAGATTCTATTATGGAAGAAATCTGTAGAGTCTATCAACAGTTAGAAGTATGTTTCCCTTGGCAAACAGGAGACGTATTACTACTAGATAATATTTTAACTGCTCATGCCAGAAATCCATTTTTAGGTGAAAGAAAACTATTGGTGGCTATGGGTGAAATGAAAAGTTATACAGAAATCGGATATTAAGGATAGTAAGCAGTATGTTAAGTCAAATTCAAGGATTCCAGCTTTCACCACAACAACAACGCCTTTGGTTATTACAACAAGATAATGCTGTTTACCGTGCTTTTTGTGCAATTACTATTCAAGGTAATTTGCGGATTAATGTATTAAGACAAGCTTTGCAGAAAGTCGTTGATAGAAATGAAATTCTGCGAACTAAATTTTACCGCTTACAAGGAACTACAGTTCCTAGCCAAGTTATAGAATCTAGCAATTTTCTGTTTATAGAACAAGAGATTATCAGCAGTGATAGTTTACAGCAGGTAATCAATGAGTTATTTGTTCAAGAGCAAAAATTCTCTCCAAGTGAAACAGAATATATATTGTTAACAAAATTATGGAAATTTAAGACTGATACCTATATTTTATTTGTTAGTCTACCCGCACTTTGTGCAGATACACAAACATTAAATAATTTAGTTGCAGAGATTAGCAGTTACTACAATGCTTGTTTGCAAAGTGAGGATATTTTAGATGCGCCTCTACAATATGCTGATGTTGCTGCTTGGCTAAATGAGTTGTTAGAGTCAGAAGAAGCTGATACAGGTAAAAAATATTGGCGACAAATAGATATTGCTAATTATGCAAATGCTAAATTAATTCTTGAAAATTTATCATTACAGAATGATAAATTTCAACCACAATTTATCACTACATCCATCAATCAGCAACTAACTAATCAAATTTCGGAAATTGCCAATAATTATCAAATTTCAACCTCGAATTTTTTATTAACTTGTTGGCTAATTTTACTTTGGAGGCTAACCGAAAATTATGAATTAATTATTGGTACTAGTTGCGACGGGCGTAACTATGAGGAATTACAAACTGGTTTGGGCTTGTTTGTTAAGTACCTACCTTTGGCTTGTGGCTTACAAGATGGTGATCGCTTCAGTGATATATTACAGAAAGTCGATAAAATCACTGCAGAAATGACCGATTGGCAAGAAAGCTTTACTTGGGAAACAGCCCTGAATGCCAATCAAAAAGATGTAGCCACAGCATTTTTCCCTCTCTGCTTTGAGTTTATAGCAGCCCCAAAAAGTTATACGGCTGGGGAAATAACATTATCCCTTGCTCAACATTATGTTTGTTTTGATCGGTTTAAAATAAAACTTACTGGAGTGCAGACTGCCAATAATGAATTAAAGGTAGAATTTCACTATGATAGCAACCTATGTACTACAGCAGATATCCAGAATCTTGCTAATCAATTTATAACTTTATTAACAAGTGCTGTAGAAAATATCCAAAACAACATCTCCCAGCTAAACATTTTAACCCCAGCCGAAAGAAAGCAACTTTTAATAGATTTTAATAATACTAAATCTCCAGAATCACCCTACCAGTGTATTCATCATTTGTTTGAAGCACAATGTCAAAAAACACCAGATAATATTGCTATTGTTTTTGCAGACCAAAAGCTAACTTATCAAGAACTAAACATTCGTGCTAACCAGTTAGCCCAATATTTGCAAAGTTTGGGTGTAGGTTCAGAAGACCTGATAGGAATTTGTATAGAACGCTCACCTTTAATGGTAATTGGTGTTTTGGGTATTCTCAAAGCTGGCGCAGCTTATGTACCTATTGACCCCAACTATCCAGCAGAACGCAAAGCCTTTATCTTGGCAGATACGCAAATGCAATTATTGCTAACTCAGTCTGAATTAAAGGCAGATTATGTTAAAAAGATTTGCTTAGATACTGATTGGAAAATTATTAACCAGCAACCCCAAATAACACCAGTTAGTGAAACTAATGCTCAGAACCTAGCTTATGTAATTTACACTTCTGGTTCTACTGGTAAACCTAAGGGAGCTTTAATTACTCACTATGGGTTAGTTAACTATCTCAACTGGTGTACACAAGCGTATCAAGTTTACCAAGGTTCAGGAACATTAGTCCATTCTTCTTTGGGCTTTGATTTAACGATTACAAGTCTATTTTCACCCTTACTTGTAGGTGCTCAAGTTGAGCTACTTCCAGAAAACCAGAGTATAGATAATTTGGCGCAAACTCTCAAAGCTAGAACTAATCTAAGTCTTGTTAAAATTACACCTGCTCATTTAGAATTACTGGGTCAACAATTATCACCCCAAGAAGCAGCAGGTAGAACACGCGCTTTTATTATTGGCGGTGAAAATCTAACTACACAACACATTAATTTCTGGCAAAAATACGCTCCTGAAACTCTATTAATCAACGAATACGGACCTACAGAAACTGTAGTCGGTTGCTGCATTTATCAAGTATCAAAAGCAGATAATTATTGTGATTCAATTCCTATCGGGCATCCCATTGCTAACACCCAACTTTACGTTTTAGACCAATACTTACAACCAGTACCAACGGGTGTGGCGGGTGAGTTATATATTGGTGGTGCAGGACTAGCACGGGGTTATCTCAACCAACCCCAATTAACTGCACAGAAGTTTATTCTACATCCTTTTAGTGATGAGCCTGGAGCGCGTCTTTATAAAACAGGCGACAAAGTACGCTTCCGCGTAGATGGCAATTTGGAATTTTTAGGGCGCTTGGATGACCAAGTAAAATTGCGGGGTTACAGGATAGAGTTAGGAGAAATTGAAGCTTTACTTTGCTTACACCCGACTGTGAAAGAAGCAGTAGTAATGGTACGGGAAGATGTGACCGATGACCAGCGTTTAGTTGCTTATCTTGTTGTTAAACCAGACTCGAATTTATCTGTAAATAATTTGCGGAGTTTTCTGCAAGAAAAACTTCCCGAATACATGATACCGACAGCTTTTATACCTTTGCATACTTTACCTTTAACTACTAATGGTAAAGTAGATCGTCGGGTGTTACCTGCACCAGAGCAGGTGAGTGTAATTGCAGAATTTTTTGTGGCTCCCCGCAATTCTTTAGAGCAGGAATTAGCAGATATCTGGGCTGAAGTTTTGCGAGTAGAAAAAGTAGGAATACATAATAACTTTTATACTTTGGGTGGGCATTCTTTGCTGGTGACTCAATTAATATCTCGCATCAGGGATATTTTGGGTGTGGAATTACTTATACAAGATGTTTTTGCCAATCCTACGGTAGCTGAATTATCTGTAGTTGTAACCCAGAAACTAGCAGAGCAATTCGATGATGAAAGTTTAGCGCGATCGCTTGCCGAACTAGAAGACCTATCCGACCAAGATATCCAATTAATCCTTTCTGACAGTCAATCGTAAAAATTACATGAGTAGCTTGTTGCAAAAAATTGCTGAACTATCTCCCGAAAAGCGTGCCTTGTTGATGCAACGGCTAAACCAGCAAAAAGGGAAAATCTCGCCAACCAAAATTCAACCACAAAGCCGAAATACTCAGACTTTCCCCCTATCCTTTGCTCAACAAAGGCTGTGGTTCTTTAGCCAATTAGAACCAGAAAGTAGTGCCCATAACATTCCTACCGCTATCCGCTTAACACGAAGGCTCAACGTCGCCGCCCTCGAAAACAGCATCAATGAAATAGTCACTCGTCATGAAATCTTACGCACTACATTTACAGTCGTAAACGGGGAACCAGTTCAGGTAATTGGTGCAGCAACAAGGCTACAACTACCAATCATTGATTTACACACAATTCCTGAAACCGAACAGGAAATAGAAGTCCAGCGTCTAGCCACCCTAGAGGCGCAAACACCCTTCAATCTAGAAACAGATTCGCTTCTGCGGGTGAAGCTGTTACGTTTGGGTGAGACAGATCATGTACTATTGTTGACCATGCACCACATCGTTTCTGATGGCTGGTCAACAGGTATACTCATCCATGAACTGACGACACTTTACAAAGCTGAAGATAGCGGACAACCACACAATTTACCAGAATTACCTATCCAATACGTAGATTTTGCCGTTTGGCAACGTCAGTGGCTGCAAGGAGAAGTTTTAAACACCCAGTTAACCTACTGGAAGCAAAAGCTTAGTGGTCATTTGCCAGTATTAGAGTTACCTACAGACCGTCCACGCCCAGCAATTCAAACTGACAGAGGCAACACTCAATCTTTTACACTTACCCCTTCTCTAACAGCCGCATTACAAAACCTCTCCCAGCAGCAAGAAGTTACTTTATTCATGACTCTGCTGGCAGCCTTCAAAACCTTACTCTATCGCTACACTGGTGCTGTTGATATCCTCGTCGGTTCACCCATTGCCAACCGTAACCACTTGGGTATAGAAGGGCTAATTGGCTTTTTTGTCAATACCTTAGTGTTGCGAACAGACTTATCGGGTAATCCTACATTTGTAGAGTTATTGCAGCGATCGCGTAAAGTTGCATTAGAAGCTTACGATCACCAAGACTTACCATTTGAAAAATTAGTAGATGAGTTGGAGCTAGCCCGTGACTTAAGCTACACACCACTATTTCAGGTGATGTTTACCCTCCAGAACACGCCTACAGTCAACTGTTCCCTACCTGATTTGACTATAACTTCTCTGGAAATAGAACAGGAAACAGCTAACTTTGATATCTCCCTGACAATGGAAGTTGTCGGAGAAGCACTTATAGGTAATATTGAATACAATACAGATTTATTTGATGCTGCTACCATCAACCGTATGGTAGATCATTTTTCTACTTTATTAGAAAGTATTATTGTTAATCCTACCGAGCATATTAGTAATTTACAAATACTAACCAACCAAGAGCAAAAACAGTTAGAGCAGTGGAACCAGACACAAGTAGAATTTAGACGAGTTATTTGCATCCATCAACTATTTGAGGCACAAGTAGAACAAACTCCCCAAGCAATAGCTGTAGTTTGCGGTGATGCACAACTAACCTACGCTCAACTCAACCAAAAAGCTAATCAACTTGCACATTACCTACAACACCAGGGAGTAGAACCAGACCAACTCATCGGCATTTGTGTAGAGCGCAGCTTAGAGATGATTGTTGGCATCTTAGGCATACTCAAAGCTGGATGTGCCTATTTACCCCTCGACCCCAGTTATCCGTCAGAGCGAATCGCATACATGATGGCAGATGCTGGAGTTTCATTACTACTTACTCAAGACAAATTACTCGCAAAAATTCCAGCCTACACAGGCAAAATCATTTGTTTAGATGCTCACTGGCAACATATAGCCCAAGCAAGCCCAGCCAATTACCATAGCCAAGTTAGGGCAGATAACTTAGCCTACGTCATTTATACCTCTGGTTCCACAGGTCAAGCTAAGGGCGTGATGATTGAACATCAAAGCTTAGTCAACGCCTACTTTGCCTGGGAGAAAGCTTACAAACTGCATCAAATTAAAACTCATCTGCAAATGGCCAGTTTTTCCTTTGATGTGTTTGCAGGCGACTTAGTGAGAGCATTGTGTTCTGGCGGCACATTGGTACTGTGTCCGCGAGATGTTTTGCTGGAACCCGCACAGTTGTACAAGCTTATACATACACACCAGGTAGATTGTGCGGAATTTGTACCGATAGTATTTCGTCACCTAATGCAGTACCTGCAAGAAAGTGGGCAGCGCCTAGACTGGATGCGGTTAGTGATTTGTGGTTCTGATAATTGGTATGTGAGTGAGTATAACCAAGCCAAACAATATTGCAGTCAAGATACACAAATTATTAATTCCTATGGCTTAACAGAAGCGACAATTGATAGTTGTTATTGTGCAGATGTGACTGATTTAGCTCCAGAGCGATCGCTACCTATTGGCCGACCATTTGCTAATATCCAAATGTATATCTTGGATGCACATTTGCAATTGGTACCTGTGGGTGTGCCAGGAGAACTTTACATTGGTGGTGCGGGGTTAGCACGGGGTTATTTAAATCGTCGAGAGTTAACTGCCCAACGGTTTATTTCTCACCCCAATCTTTCAGGGACAAGGCTTTATCGTACAGGAGATGTAGTTCGCTATCTGCCTGATGGCAACATTGAGTTTTTAGGGCGAAGTGACTATCAAGTAAAAATTCGGGGTTTCCGCATTGAGTTGGCAGAGGTAGAAGCGGCAATTCTCCAAAATCCACAAGTGAAAGAAACTGCGGTAGTTGTACGGGAAGATAACCCTGGTAATCAGCGTTTGGTTGCCTATGTGGTAGCTCAACAGCAGAGTCATGATTTGATAGGGGCTTTGCAGCAACTTCTCAAGAATCGGTTGCCTAACTACATGATTCCCTCGGCTTTTGTGCTGTTGGAGGCGCTACCTCTGTTACCGAACGGTAAACTCAATCGCCAAGCTTTACCTGAGCCTAATCTTATACGCGCCGAAATAGAAGAAAGTTTTGTTCCACCGAGAACAGATGCTCAAAAGATACTAGCCAAAATTTGGGCAGCAGTTCTCAGGGTTGAGCAAGTTGGTATCTACGATAACTTCTTTGAATTGGGTGGCGATTCTATTCTCAGTATTCAGGTGATTGCAAGAGCCAAACAAGCAGGTTTGCAATTGACAGCCAAGCAACTGTTTGAGCATCAAGCGATCGCGCAATTAGCAGCAGTAGCAGGTACAATTACCCTACCAGAGGCAGAACAAGGTTTAGTCACAGGTGAAGTTCCGCTCACACCAATCCAAAACTGGTTTTTTGAGCAAGATTTTCCTCATCCCCATCACTGGAATCAGTCAGCACTGTTAGAACCACAGCAACAACTCAATCCCCAACTGTTAGCAACAGCAATACAGCATTTACTAGAACAACACGATGCTTTGCGTCTGCGATATGAGCAAACAAAAGCTGGCTGGAGACAATTTATTCCCAGTACAGATAATTCTCAGGTATTTACTCACATAGATTTATCATCTGTTGCTGAACCATTACAAGCGATCGAAACCGCAGCTACAGAAATTCAGGCATCGCTCAACCTCAGTCAAGGCCCTTTGGTGCGTGTCGCTTTATTCGAGTTAGGTAGGCAAAATCAGCGATTATTAGTAGTTATCCATCACTTGGCTGTGGATGGTGTTTCTTGGCGAATATTGCTAGAAGACCTGCAAAGTGCGTACCATCAACTCAGTCAAAGTCAGTCAGTTAAATTACCTGCAAAAACTACATCCTTTAAACAGTGGGCTAGTCTTCTGCAAGACTATGCACAATCGAAAACACTACAGCAAGAGCTAGAACACTGGTTGTCTTTATCTAAAGCCACTGTTTCACCTTTACCAGTTGACTATCTAGGTGGTACTAACACGGTTGCTGACTCACATACTATATCTGTGCATCTCACAGCCGCAGAAACTACTGCTTTGTTAACAGAAGTCCCAGCTACCTACAATACCCAAATCAATGATGTGTTACTGACAGCATTGGTACATGCTTTCACACCGTGGATGAGTAGCAGCACAGTCTTGGTAAATTTAGAGGGTCACGGGCGCGAAGAAATATTTAATCATGTGGATTTATCACGTACCGTAGGCTGGTTTACTTCCGAATTTCCTGTATTACTATCTTTAGAATCTCGGCAACCAGGAGATACGCTGAAAACGATTAAAGAACAACTGCGGCAAATTCCTAACCGAGGTATTGGTTACGGCATACTGCGTTATCTTCACAATGAACCCGATATTGTGAAACAATTGCAAGCCATTCCTCCAACACAGGTAAGTTTTAACTACTTAGGTCAATTTGATCAAGTTTTATCAGATGCTTCTTTGCTTGTACCTGCTTTTGAAGCTAGTGGTTCTGCTTATCATCACCAAAGTCAACGCAGCCAATTACTAGAAATTAACGGTTTGATTGTGGGTAACAAATTGTGTCTGGAATGGACTTACAGTCAAAGTTTGTATAGACACACAACAATTGAAAAACTGGCAGGAAATTTTTTACAGGCGCTACAAGAAATTATTACTCACTGTCAGAACCCGGATGTGGGTGGTTATACACCTTCTGATTTCCCAGAGGTGGAATTGAGTCAAACGGAACTAGACAACGTACTTGCAGAAATGGACTTTGGTTGAGGAGAGGATAAGGTGAACAAGAAGAATATAGAAGGGATTTACCCGCTTTCGGGTTCACAACAAGGTATGCTGTTCGAGACTCTGGCTAGTGTTAGCTCAGAGATACATATTGAACAATCGACCTGGGCTTGGCATGGTCATTTGGATATTCAGGCGTTTGAGAAAGCTTGGCAAAGAATTATTGAACGTCATTCAATCTTCAGAGCCGGGTTTGTGTGGAAAGAGCAAGCAGAACCTTTAATGGTGGTGTTGCGAGAGATTGCTGTATCTATTGCCCAACAAGACTGGCGCGGTTTGGACTCCCAAACACAGCAACAGCGATTGCTAGATTTTATGTTAAGCGATCGCACTCAAGGTTTTCCACTATCCAAACCACCGCTCATGCGTTTGACGT is a genomic window of Fortiea contorta PCC 7126 containing:
- a CDS encoding TauD/TfdA family dioxygenase; its protein translation is MKKLEINNLRRKAIKLNSTELITIENSGTLPQVVKPAIDHVDLIDWLENSREFIVNNLLKYGAILFRGFSLDTPSAFENFGLTICTELFNENGEHPRETVSGKVYTPVFYPADRKLLWHNENSFNYRFPLKIMFGCRQTAQQGGETPIVDSRQVFKLIDPKIRDVFIDKQVMYVRNYGDGLGLDWQTVFQTQNRVEVERRCHQDVMNFEWKSENRLRTFSVRPAVIKHHQTGELSWFNQAQHWHPACLDPLARETLFASFKPEDLPRNCYYGDGTPIEDSIMEEICRVYQQLEVCFPWQTGDVLLLDNILTAHARNPFLGERKLLVAMGEMKSYTEIGY
- a CDS encoding non-ribosomal peptide synthetase, coding for MLSQIQGFQLSPQQQRLWLLQQDNAVYRAFCAITIQGNLRINVLRQALQKVVDRNEILRTKFYRLQGTTVPSQVIESSNFLFIEQEIISSDSLQQVINELFVQEQKFSPSETEYILLTKLWKFKTDTYILFVSLPALCADTQTLNNLVAEISSYYNACLQSEDILDAPLQYADVAAWLNELLESEEADTGKKYWRQIDIANYANAKLILENLSLQNDKFQPQFITTSINQQLTNQISEIANNYQISTSNFLLTCWLILLWRLTENYELIIGTSCDGRNYEELQTGLGLFVKYLPLACGLQDGDRFSDILQKVDKITAEMTDWQESFTWETALNANQKDVATAFFPLCFEFIAAPKSYTAGEITLSLAQHYVCFDRFKIKLTGVQTANNELKVEFHYDSNLCTTADIQNLANQFITLLTSAVENIQNNISQLNILTPAERKQLLIDFNNTKSPESPYQCIHHLFEAQCQKTPDNIAIVFADQKLTYQELNIRANQLAQYLQSLGVGSEDLIGICIERSPLMVIGVLGILKAGAAYVPIDPNYPAERKAFILADTQMQLLLTQSELKADYVKKICLDTDWKIINQQPQITPVSETNAQNLAYVIYTSGSTGKPKGALITHYGLVNYLNWCTQAYQVYQGSGTLVHSSLGFDLTITSLFSPLLVGAQVELLPENQSIDNLAQTLKARTNLSLVKITPAHLELLGQQLSPQEAAGRTRAFIIGGENLTTQHINFWQKYAPETLLINEYGPTETVVGCCIYQVSKADNYCDSIPIGHPIANTQLYVLDQYLQPVPTGVAGELYIGGAGLARGYLNQPQLTAQKFILHPFSDEPGARLYKTGDKVRFRVDGNLEFLGRLDDQVKLRGYRIELGEIEALLCLHPTVKEAVVMVREDVTDDQRLVAYLVVKPDSNLSVNNLRSFLQEKLPEYMIPTAFIPLHTLPLTTNGKVDRRVLPAPEQVSVIAEFFVAPRNSLEQELADIWAEVLRVEKVGIHNNFYTLGGHSLLVTQLISRIRDILGVELLIQDVFANPTVAELSVVVTQKLAEQFDDESLARSLAELEDLSDQDIQLILSDSQS